The Maridesulfovibrio ferrireducens DNA segment CATTTTTATTGGCAAAAGCTTGAGAGGATTCACTGGTTTGTCCGTACAGGGTTTGCGTGGTGCCTGAGAAACCGTCTTTCTGTTCCTGCTGCATTTTCCCTGAATCAACATTGTCTTTGAAAACAGACTCGAATGAGCTGTTTCCTGCTTTCCATCCGTCGCGGTCAGCTAGAACAATAAGTATGACCGGAGCTTCGGTGATTTTCGGTTGATTAAAGGCAAGGGTTTGAAGTGCTGATTTTTTGTCATGATCTCTCAGCACCATAAGTTTCCATGGCTGGAGGTTGTAACTTGAAGGTGCGTTGGCAGCATTTTTAATAATCGTTTTTAAGAGAGACTCTTCTACGTCGCGGTCAGGATCGAAAAAATTAATTGCTCTTCTTTTGATTAGAATATCCTTGAAATTCATTAGACTGTCCTCCTGATAAATTGTGCTTTACAAATGTTCCTTCCTGATACTCTCGAAAAGCCTGTTCCAATTCTTCCATGGAGTTCATGACGATAGGACCACGCCAGAAAATCGGTTCATTTAATGGTTTGCCTGAAATAAGCAGAAATCGCAGATCCTTTTTACCCGCAGTTATGGCAAGCTCTTCGCCTTTATCAAACAGGATAAGCGCGCGGTTCTTCACTACGGAACCATTAACTGATCCTTTTCCTTCTATTATATAAATGAAAGCGGTGTATTCTTTGTTTAGAGGATGTACAAATTCAAGTCCGGCGGGAACGTTACAATCAAGATATTCAGGGTCAATGGCAATGTTGCGGGCCGGACCTTTTATCCCGTCCACGGTACCTGCAATAATTTTTATTATGGTTCCGTTTTTGCGTTTAATTTCTGGAATTTCAGTTTTAGTAATTTCTCGATAGCAGGGCTCAATCATTTTATGGGAAGCAGGGAGATTTGCCCATAGCTGAAATCCGAGCATTGAGCCGTTTTTATCTCCCTTCGGCATTTCCTGATGAACAATGCCGCTACCGGCGGTCATCCACTGTACACTGCCGGATGAGATTATCCCTTTATTTCCAAGGCTGTCGCCATGTTCAATATCGCCGCTGTGGATATAAGTGATTGTTTCGATACCGCGGTGGGG contains these protein-coding regions:
- a CDS encoding nitroreductase family protein, whose amino-acid sequence is MNFKDILIKRRAINFFDPDRDVEESLLKTIIKNAANAPSSYNLQPWKLMVLRDHDKKSALQTLAFNQPKITEAPVILIVLADRDGWKAGNSSFESVFKDNVDSGKMQQEQKDGFSGTTQTLYGQTSESSQAFANKNAGLFAMSLMYSATEQGLETHPMDGFDHDGVKKEFNIPDNYWIPMLIAVGYLKPGVKVHPKAWRQSYEEMILK
- a CDS encoding pirin family protein; this translates as MRREISQIFYGEPVTEGAGVKLHRAFGYFEASLFDPFLMLDDFRSHNPEDYIKGFTWHPHRGIETITYIHSGDIEHGDSLGNKGIISSGSVQWMTAGSGIVHQEMPKGDKNGSMLGFQLWANLPASHKMIEPCYREITKTEIPEIKRKNGTIIKIIAGTVDGIKGPARNIAIDPEYLDCNVPAGLEFVHPLNKEYTAFIYIIEGKGSVNGSVVKNRALILFDKGEELAITAGKKDLRFLLISGKPLNEPIFWRGPIVMNSMEELEQAFREYQEGTFVKHNLSGGQSNEFQGYSNQKKSN